In the Octopus bimaculoides isolate UCB-OBI-ISO-001 chromosome 18, ASM119413v2, whole genome shotgun sequence genome, one interval contains:
- the LOC106880593 gene encoding uncharacterized protein LOC106880593 gives MAGSDQPFFTVFRELAKKLDNLPTQTNSLTKSEKKLQSLHYIKELSKNLSDKVSECNNLYQHLQNSYVQFRSITDLTSMIMEQQKTIIKEQESFLEEHGYIPYRECFGSTPENVSNNDEPDEKESPQTPQLKDFGVSHYTIAQLQKPNNTCNNYNESYSNYNNHVSTPADFRHNGLFMSPSVLGKIPPLFTPDTSVLRYGTKLYKTPNYIDVVSFSSQKKARLEEKPSHSIRKKLEMPISEEPSSKKQSLEPPQFNNSNSQQYLDSDVFFLPSTPQSGNRKILVNYSKGYAVGELPMHPVLTTRTLRSHASKADQHDKSVELQNPETPKLEIVKELDLPTPPLLHTTFISTEPGSIRKGSKSFLPNSSLFLGTGKENLADVDFIPEAPKLNMNYDSKCRRTRTKKELPL, from the exons ATGGCGGGCAGTGACCAGCCCTTCTTCACAGTTTTCCGTGAGTTGGCCAAGAAGCTGGACAATCTCCCCACTCAGACAAACAGTTTGACCAAATCTGAGAAGAAGCTTCAATCTCTCCATTATATCAAAGAGTTGTCAAAGAACTTAAGCGACAAAGTA TCGGAATGCAACAATTTATACCAACATCTACAGAATTCTTATGTCCAGTTTCGAAGCATCACAGACTTAACTTCTATGATAATGGAACAACAGAAGACCATTATCAAGGAGCAGGAATCCTTCTTAGAAGAACATGGTTATATTCCATATCGTgagtgttttgg TTCTACCCCTGAGAATGTATCCAATAATGATGAGCCAGATGAGAAAGAATCTCCACAGACGCCACAGTTGAAAGATTTTGGAGTCAGCCATTATACAATTGCTCAGTTGCAGAAACCCAACAACACTTGTAATAATTATAACGAGTCTTACTCTAATTACAACAACCA TGTTTCTACACCAGCCGATTTCCGACATAATGGTTTATTCATGTCTCCAAGTGTCCTGGGTAAAATTCCACCTCTTTTCACACCAGACACAAGCGTACTTAGATATG GTACCAAGTTGTATAAGACTCCAAATTACATTGATGTGGTGAGTTTTTCAAGCCAAAAGAAAGCCCGCTTGGAAGAGAAGCCAAGCCACAGCATTCGTAAGAAGCTGGAGATGCCAATAAGTGAAGAACCATCCAGTAAGAAACAGAGTTTGGAACCACCACAGTTTAATAACAGTAACTCACAGCAGTACCTGGACTCTGATGTGTTCTTTCTGCCTTCAACACCACAATCAGGAAACAGGAAAATTTTGGTGAATTACTCAAAAGGCTATGCTGTTGGTGAATTACCAATGCATCCAGTCTTAACAACACGG ACACTGAGGTCACATGCTTCAAAAGCAGACCAGCATGATAAATCTGTTGAGCTTCAAAACCCAGAAACACCAAAATTGGAGATTGTGAAAGAGCTCGATTTACCAACCCCTCCTTTACTTCATACAACCTTCATAAGTACGGAACCAGGCTCAATACGCAAAGGATCCAAGAGTTTTCTGCCAAACTCATCTCTCTTCCTCGGAACTGGTAAAGAGAATTTAGCAGATGTGGATTTTATTCCAGAAgctccaaaactgaatatgaactATGACAGTAAGTGCCGCAGGACTAGAACCAAGAAAGAATTGCCACTTTga
- the LOC106880595 gene encoding malonyl-CoA decarboxylase, mitochondrial isoform X1, producing the protein MALVLGLRYVTKVCYFNPVIRLRVRSVWNMQATKSGRILLFLEDIFHLKEVGPLANSERKCKAFCTFYEKLMPQEKSVFLQILSRDYGINQELVMKTSRNFISSKTSELSLLKAGEMLRNALTPQYKQLFVNIGRIEGGVKFLVDLRGDVLHEMTVTGLNQDSPHLRILNYSLRELLSLWFSVGLLNLQRITWQSPCDMVQKISEYEAVHPIRNWTDLKRRVGSYRRCFVFIHNAMPREPVVVLHTALTDTIPSSIHSIIKSNIRRSTSVETVPLEDDPETELTDDISTAVFYSITSTQKGLQSVDLGNYLIKRVVRELQAEFPHMSVFTSLSPVPGFRDWLLKEITKKIQLMHLGEQMDMSLFAQEDIYNLRGYFDLNTMAGLEKLKKTLQTNSWYQEEQLNVLLKNPLMRLCAQYLYVEKRRGYALNPVANFHLGNGAVLWRLNWLADVSPRGLGQSCSMMVNYRYFLDESEKNSLNYLECQQIPASSQVTDLVADVKKDFSTDNAPV; encoded by the exons GTGTGTTATTTCAATCCGGTGATTAGACTCAGAGTACGCTCAGTTTGGAATATGCAAGCCACAAAGTCTGGTCGAATCCTGCTCTTCCTGGAAGATATATTCCATTTGAAGGAAGTTGGACCGTTAGCCAATTCTGAG AGAAAATGTAAAGCCTTTTGCACGTTTTATGAGAAGTTGATGCCCCAGGAGAAGAGTGTATTTCTTCAGATTTTATCTCGAGATTATGGCATAAATCAGGAACTGGTGATGAAAACATCAAGGAACTTCATAAGTTCCAAG ACATCTGAACTCAGTTTATTGAAAGCTGGGGAAATGCTGCGCAATGCCCTCACTCCGCAGTACAAGCAACTGTTTGTCAATATTGGTCGTATTGAAGGTGGCGTGAAATTCTTGGTTGATTTACGAGGAGATGTTTTG CATGAAATGACAGTGACTGGTTTAAACCAAGACAGTCCCCATCTACGGATCTTAAACTATTCACTCCGAGAATTACTGAGTCTCTGGTTTTCTGTGGGTTTATTAAATTTACAAAGAATTACCTGGCAGTCACCATGTGATATGGTACAGAAG ATCTCCGAGTATGAAGCTGTCCATCCAATTCGAAACTGGACCGACCTGAAACGCCGTGTTGGCTCCTACCGACGTTGTTTCGTATTCATTCACAATGCTATGCCAAGGGAGCCAGTTGTTGTGCTCCACACGGCCCTCACAGATACAATCCCATCAAGCATTCAT TCTATAATTAAATCAAACATCCGTCGGAGCACATCAGTTGAAACAGTTCCCCTGGAAGACGATCCCGAGACAGAATTAACTGATGATATTTCAACTGCTGTATTTTATTCCATCACATCCACCCAAAAAG gTCTGCAAAGTGTTGACCTTGGAAATTACTTGATCAAACGAGTAGTGCGAGAGCTGCAAGCAGAATTCCCACACATGTCAGTTTTCACAAGTTTATCTCCAGTTCCTGGTTTTAGAGATTGGCTCCTCAAAGAGATTACAAAGAAGATTCAGCTCATGC ATCTCGGAGAACAAATGGACATGTCCCTCTTTGCtcaagaagatatatataatctGCGTGGTTATTTTGATCTTAATACTATGGCAGGACTTGAAAAACTGAAGAAGACACTTCAAACAAATTCCTGGTACCAGGAAGAACAGTTGAACGTTTTATTAAAGAACCCACTAATGAGACTATGTGCACAGTACCTGTATGTTGAAAAACGGAGAGGATATGCTTTAAATCCTGTTG caAATTTCCATTTAGGCAATGGTGCCGTCTTATGGCGTCTCAACTGGTTGGCTGATGTTTCTCCAAGGGGTCTAGGACAATCTTGTAGCATGATGGTCAACTACAGATATTTCTTAGACGAGTCTGAAAAGAACAGTCTCAACTATTTGGAGTGTCAACAGATCCCAGCTTCCAGTCAAGTAACAGATTTGGTGGCTGATGTGAAGAAAGATTTTTCCACAGACAATGCTCCagtttaa
- the LOC106880595 gene encoding malonyl-CoA decarboxylase, mitochondrial isoform X3, which produces MQATKSGRILLFLEDIFHLKEVGPLANSERKCKAFCTFYEKLMPQEKSVFLQILSRDYGINQELVMKTSRNFISSKTSELSLLKAGEMLRNALTPQYKQLFVNIGRIEGGVKFLVDLRGDVLHEMTVTGLNQDSPHLRILNYSLRELLSLWFSVGLLNLQRITWQSPCDMVQKISEYEAVHPIRNWTDLKRRVGSYRRCFVFIHNAMPREPVVVLHTALTDTIPSSIHSIIKSNIRRSTSVETVPLEDDPETELTDDISTAVFYSITSTQKGLQSVDLGNYLIKRVVRELQAEFPHMSVFTSLSPVPGFRDWLLKEITKKIQLMHLGEQMDMSLFAQEDIYNLRGYFDLNTMAGLEKLKKTLQTNSWYQEEQLNVLLKNPLMRLCAQYLYVEKRRGYALNPVANFHLGNGAVLWRLNWLADVSPRGLGQSCSMMVNYRYFLDESEKNSLNYLECQQIPASSQVTDLVADVKKDFSTDNAPV; this is translated from the exons ATGCAAGCCACAAAGTCTGGTCGAATCCTGCTCTTCCTGGAAGATATATTCCATTTGAAGGAAGTTGGACCGTTAGCCAATTCTGAG AGAAAATGTAAAGCCTTTTGCACGTTTTATGAGAAGTTGATGCCCCAGGAGAAGAGTGTATTTCTTCAGATTTTATCTCGAGATTATGGCATAAATCAGGAACTGGTGATGAAAACATCAAGGAACTTCATAAGTTCCAAG ACATCTGAACTCAGTTTATTGAAAGCTGGGGAAATGCTGCGCAATGCCCTCACTCCGCAGTACAAGCAACTGTTTGTCAATATTGGTCGTATTGAAGGTGGCGTGAAATTCTTGGTTGATTTACGAGGAGATGTTTTG CATGAAATGACAGTGACTGGTTTAAACCAAGACAGTCCCCATCTACGGATCTTAAACTATTCACTCCGAGAATTACTGAGTCTCTGGTTTTCTGTGGGTTTATTAAATTTACAAAGAATTACCTGGCAGTCACCATGTGATATGGTACAGAAG ATCTCCGAGTATGAAGCTGTCCATCCAATTCGAAACTGGACCGACCTGAAACGCCGTGTTGGCTCCTACCGACGTTGTTTCGTATTCATTCACAATGCTATGCCAAGGGAGCCAGTTGTTGTGCTCCACACGGCCCTCACAGATACAATCCCATCAAGCATTCAT TCTATAATTAAATCAAACATCCGTCGGAGCACATCAGTTGAAACAGTTCCCCTGGAAGACGATCCCGAGACAGAATTAACTGATGATATTTCAACTGCTGTATTTTATTCCATCACATCCACCCAAAAAG gTCTGCAAAGTGTTGACCTTGGAAATTACTTGATCAAACGAGTAGTGCGAGAGCTGCAAGCAGAATTCCCACACATGTCAGTTTTCACAAGTTTATCTCCAGTTCCTGGTTTTAGAGATTGGCTCCTCAAAGAGATTACAAAGAAGATTCAGCTCATGC ATCTCGGAGAACAAATGGACATGTCCCTCTTTGCtcaagaagatatatataatctGCGTGGTTATTTTGATCTTAATACTATGGCAGGACTTGAAAAACTGAAGAAGACACTTCAAACAAATTCCTGGTACCAGGAAGAACAGTTGAACGTTTTATTAAAGAACCCACTAATGAGACTATGTGCACAGTACCTGTATGTTGAAAAACGGAGAGGATATGCTTTAAATCCTGTTG caAATTTCCATTTAGGCAATGGTGCCGTCTTATGGCGTCTCAACTGGTTGGCTGATGTTTCTCCAAGGGGTCTAGGACAATCTTGTAGCATGATGGTCAACTACAGATATTTCTTAGACGAGTCTGAAAAGAACAGTCTCAACTATTTGGAGTGTCAACAGATCCCAGCTTCCAGTCAAGTAACAGATTTGGTGGCTGATGTGAAGAAAGATTTTTCCACAGACAATGCTCCagtttaa
- the LOC106880595 gene encoding malonyl-CoA decarboxylase, mitochondrial isoform X2, which yields MEKVCYFNPVIRLRVRSVWNMQATKSGRILLFLEDIFHLKEVGPLANSERKCKAFCTFYEKLMPQEKSVFLQILSRDYGINQELVMKTSRNFISSKTSELSLLKAGEMLRNALTPQYKQLFVNIGRIEGGVKFLVDLRGDVLHEMTVTGLNQDSPHLRILNYSLRELLSLWFSVGLLNLQRITWQSPCDMVQKISEYEAVHPIRNWTDLKRRVGSYRRCFVFIHNAMPREPVVVLHTALTDTIPSSIHSIIKSNIRRSTSVETVPLEDDPETELTDDISTAVFYSITSTQKGLQSVDLGNYLIKRVVRELQAEFPHMSVFTSLSPVPGFRDWLLKEITKKIQLMHLGEQMDMSLFAQEDIYNLRGYFDLNTMAGLEKLKKTLQTNSWYQEEQLNVLLKNPLMRLCAQYLYVEKRRGYALNPVANFHLGNGAVLWRLNWLADVSPRGLGQSCSMMVNYRYFLDESEKNSLNYLECQQIPASSQVTDLVADVKKDFSTDNAPV from the exons GTGTGTTATTTCAATCCGGTGATTAGACTCAGAGTACGCTCAGTTTGGAATATGCAAGCCACAAAGTCTGGTCGAATCCTGCTCTTCCTGGAAGATATATTCCATTTGAAGGAAGTTGGACCGTTAGCCAATTCTGAG AGAAAATGTAAAGCCTTTTGCACGTTTTATGAGAAGTTGATGCCCCAGGAGAAGAGTGTATTTCTTCAGATTTTATCTCGAGATTATGGCATAAATCAGGAACTGGTGATGAAAACATCAAGGAACTTCATAAGTTCCAAG ACATCTGAACTCAGTTTATTGAAAGCTGGGGAAATGCTGCGCAATGCCCTCACTCCGCAGTACAAGCAACTGTTTGTCAATATTGGTCGTATTGAAGGTGGCGTGAAATTCTTGGTTGATTTACGAGGAGATGTTTTG CATGAAATGACAGTGACTGGTTTAAACCAAGACAGTCCCCATCTACGGATCTTAAACTATTCACTCCGAGAATTACTGAGTCTCTGGTTTTCTGTGGGTTTATTAAATTTACAAAGAATTACCTGGCAGTCACCATGTGATATGGTACAGAAG ATCTCCGAGTATGAAGCTGTCCATCCAATTCGAAACTGGACCGACCTGAAACGCCGTGTTGGCTCCTACCGACGTTGTTTCGTATTCATTCACAATGCTATGCCAAGGGAGCCAGTTGTTGTGCTCCACACGGCCCTCACAGATACAATCCCATCAAGCATTCAT TCTATAATTAAATCAAACATCCGTCGGAGCACATCAGTTGAAACAGTTCCCCTGGAAGACGATCCCGAGACAGAATTAACTGATGATATTTCAACTGCTGTATTTTATTCCATCACATCCACCCAAAAAG gTCTGCAAAGTGTTGACCTTGGAAATTACTTGATCAAACGAGTAGTGCGAGAGCTGCAAGCAGAATTCCCACACATGTCAGTTTTCACAAGTTTATCTCCAGTTCCTGGTTTTAGAGATTGGCTCCTCAAAGAGATTACAAAGAAGATTCAGCTCATGC ATCTCGGAGAACAAATGGACATGTCCCTCTTTGCtcaagaagatatatataatctGCGTGGTTATTTTGATCTTAATACTATGGCAGGACTTGAAAAACTGAAGAAGACACTTCAAACAAATTCCTGGTACCAGGAAGAACAGTTGAACGTTTTATTAAAGAACCCACTAATGAGACTATGTGCACAGTACCTGTATGTTGAAAAACGGAGAGGATATGCTTTAAATCCTGTTG caAATTTCCATTTAGGCAATGGTGCCGTCTTATGGCGTCTCAACTGGTTGGCTGATGTTTCTCCAAGGGGTCTAGGACAATCTTGTAGCATGATGGTCAACTACAGATATTTCTTAGACGAGTCTGAAAAGAACAGTCTCAACTATTTGGAGTGTCAACAGATCCCAGCTTCCAGTCAAGTAACAGATTTGGTGGCTGATGTGAAGAAAGATTTTTCCACAGACAATGCTCCagtttaa